The stretch of DNA GCGACCCGCGCGAAGGTTTTGCCCCACGGAATTTTCGAAAGGAAGCTGTAGGTGTGGGAAACGTGAGAGCGAATTTCGTCGAATTCTTCGGGGGTGAGGGAGCCACGGCGCACGCTGAGGGAGCGCACCTCTTCAGCGCTGAGCAGCGGCACCGCTTCGCCGCTGAGCTCGCGAAACGTCTCACGAGCGAGCTGCTCGATGCGCTCGAAGTCGCCTTCAGCGAGCACAGTGGGTTCGTTGGCATGGAGAATCACCTCCCTCGCCGCCGCTAGTTCCGCGCGGCGATTCGCGAGCACTTGATCGAGGGCGGACAGTTCTTCCTTCGACGCGCCACGCTCGAGCAGCTCTATCTTGCGCTGCAAGAGCTCGGCCTCTGTGCTCTTCAGGACGAAGTCGAAGCGCCTGAGCAAGAGTTCGAGTTCGTGAGGGTACAGCTTTTTGGCTTTGACCAGCACGTGTTCCCTGACGCCGATCTTGCCGAAATCATGTAGCAGGGCGGCGTACTCGATCTCGCGGATGTCTCCGACCTTCCAACCCACTTCCTTGTAGGGGCCGCTGCCGGTTCGCTCGACTGCGTGTGCGAGGCCTACGGTCATCTCGGCGACTCTGCGGGAGTGACCGCTAGTCGTCGGATCTCGAGCTTCAATCGCATCCACGCTGGCTCTCACGAAGCCTTCGAAGATCGAGCGGATCTCCTCGTACAAGATGGCGTTCTCGAGGGCGATCCCAGCTTGCGCGGCGAGGGTTTGCAGTAGCTGCTCGCTGCGTTCGTCAAAGGCAACGACGTGTTGCTCGAAGTCCTCGGGGCTCAGCAGCTTGTGCTCTGGTTGACGCTTCTTGTTGATCAGCTGGAGCACACCAAGCACTTCGCCCTGACTCGTCGCTAGTGGCGTGGAGAGGATGCTGCGCGTGCGGTAGCCCACCTTCTGATCGAAGGAGCGGTCAAAACCGAAGGGTGAATCCGCAGGGAGATCGTAGACATCTTCGATGCTCACGGTCTGCCGCGTCAGCGCGACATAACCCGCCATGCTGCGGGTGTTGATGGGCATCGAGAACTCGCTGGAGTCGAACGCGATGGAGTCGTTCTGGCTCAACTTGAAGCGCAGCGTGCGCCGCTCCAGCTCCGGGGCGTCCCCTTCGACGACGTAGATGGAGCCCGCGTCCGCTCCAGTGACGAAGCGGCTCTTCTCCAGGATCAGCCCGAGCAGCTTCGATAGCTCCCGCTCCGTGGTGAGAGCCCGTGCGATTTCGATCAGCTCACCCAGCTCGTAACGATAGCGAGTCAGCCACTTGCCGCGGCTCTCGCTGCGCTGCTTGGCCTGCATCATCTCGAACGCCTGATGCAGACAGACCTGGAGCTCAGCAGCGCTCGCCGTGATGGGCATGAGCGCCGCGAGCCCGTGATTGAGCGCTTGCTCCAGGGCCTGGTCTCCGAGGGAGGCGAGCGCGGTGCTATCGCCCAGGAGCACAAGGCGCGCGGCAAACTCGCTCAAAGGCCCGATCCAGGGCGACACCAAATCGCGCCCGTTGGTCCATACGGAGTGATGAGCGAAGAGAACGGTCGCGCCGTCGCGCTTGGCACACAAAAGTAGAGGGTGAGGTCGAGTCAACGCCAGCGCGGAGAACCGCCCATCCAGCGACAGCCGCTGGAAGACGCCATCCATTTGCTGCATGGCGCCCTCCGCCCGAGCGCTGAGCTGGCGCAGCTCAGCGTGTTTTCCTACGGAAACGTCGTCTGTCCCCCTCACCCCAAACCCCTGCTACTCGTGCTCTGGTTCCTCACTGCCCTTGGTCGCTGACAGTGAACCACGCCTGCGATCGCTCTTGTGTGTCTTCTCCGCCTCGCGCTTGCGATCGAGAGCCTCGTAGGCAAGGACGATGCGCTGCACCAGTGGGTGGCGCACCACGTCGCCGTCTGAGAAGCGGCAGAACGCGATGCCCTCCACATCGCTGAACAGCTCGGAGGCTTCCCTCAAGCCGCTCTTGGCGCCGGAGGGGAGGTCCGTCTGGGTGATGTCACCGGTGACGACTGCCTTCGACGAGTAGCCGAGGCGTGTGAGGAACATGCGCATCTGCTCGCTGGTGGCGTTCTGCGCTTCGTCCAAGATGATGAACGAGTTGTTCAGCGTGCGACCGCGCATGAAGGCGAGAGGAGCCACCTCGATCTGTCCTCGTTCGCGCAAGGCCTCCACCTTCTCGAACTCCATCATGTCGTGCAGTGCATCATAGAGCGGCCGCAGGTACGGATTGACCTTTTCCGCGAGGTCACCTGGAAGGAAGCCAAGCTTCTCTCCGGCTTCGACGGCGGGACGAGTCAGGATGATGCGCTTCACCCTGCGATTGATCAGCGCGTTCACGCCCATCGCCATGGCGAGGTAGGTCTTGCCCGTGCCAGCAGGCCCAATGCCGAACGTCAGATCGTGTTCGCGGATGCTTGAGACGTAGTGACGTTGTGCCGGCGTCTTGGGCACCACCGGTCTACGCTTTGGCGCGACCTTGATCGTCGCGTCCAAGAGGTCCACCAGTGACCCTTCCGGGTGGTCGTGCAGAGCGCGGAGTGAGCGTGCTACGTCACCTGGGCCCAGCTCGACGCCGTTCTTGACTAGCTCAACCGCTTCCGTGAGGAAGC from Polyangiaceae bacterium encodes:
- a CDS encoding GAF domain-containing protein; translated protein: MQQMDGVFQRLSLDGRFSALALTRPHPLLLCAKRDGATVLFAHHSVWTNGRDLVSPWIGPLSEFAARLVLLGDSTALASLGDQALEQALNHGLAALMPITASAAELQVCLHQAFEMMQAKQRSESRGKWLTRYRYELGELIEIARALTTERELSKLLGLILEKSRFVTGADAGSIYVVEGDAPELERRTLRFKLSQNDSIAFDSSEFSMPINTRSMAGYVALTRQTVSIEDVYDLPADSPFGFDRSFDQKVGYRTRSILSTPLATSQGEVLGVLQLINKKRQPEHKLLSPEDFEQHVVAFDERSEQLLQTLAAQAGIALENAILYEEIRSIFEGFVRASVDAIEARDPTTSGHSRRVAEMTVGLAHAVERTGSGPYKEVGWKVGDIREIEYAALLHDFGKIGVREHVLVKAKKLYPHELELLLRRFDFVLKSTEAELLQRKIELLERGASKEELSALDQVLANRRAELAAAREVILHANEPTVLAEGDFERIEQLARETFRELSGEAVPLLSAEEVRSLSVRRGSLTPEEFDEIRSHVSHTYSFLSKIPWGKTFARVALIAGSHHERLNGTGYPNRLRGEEIPLQSKMMSISDIFDALTASDRPYKRAVPVEKALDILGFEVKNGHIDEELVRIFTEARVWDSIMSGALY
- a CDS encoding PhoH family protein, translated to MAEQAAPERSVTEGLEVDDLQVLHGLTGPGSALLRDVAKHSGADVGLRGNVILISGPESRVLAAHRFLTEAVELVKNGVELGPGDVARSLRALHDHPEGSLVDLLDATIKVAPKRRPVVPKTPAQRHYVSSIREHDLTFGIGPAGTGKTYLAMAMGVNALINRRVKRIILTRPAVEAGEKLGFLPGDLAEKVNPYLRPLYDALHDMMEFEKVEALRERGQIEVAPLAFMRGRTLNNSFIILDEAQNATSEQMRMFLTRLGYSSKAVVTGDITQTDLPSGAKSGLREASELFSDVEGIAFCRFSDGDVVRHPLVQRIVLAYEALDRKREAEKTHKSDRRRGSLSATKGSEEPEHE